In a single window of the Zea mays cultivar B73 chromosome 5, Zm-B73-REFERENCE-NAM-5.0, whole genome shotgun sequence genome:
- the LOC100279806 gene encoding uncharacterized protein LOC100279806: protein MEAAPSARAFSPSSSPSAGARPSLPLAGLASRRARVLAAPPPPRAVASSRAPLVVSSPPPPEDSGTHNPAHAKVDRSGRFCSPRAARELALMISYAACLEGTDVVRLFDRRISARREPGFVFNKACLLNYNHMSFGGGPLEVGTEQEAEKLASQNDKDSANEADVLSAPPKLVYNNYVLRLSRELLVAVASGWDKHVVIIDKIIPQAWKDEPVARILELCILHIAMAEMASKGTPHKVVINEAVDLAKRFCDGGAPRVINGCLRTFVKDHVDVAGTSQEAKSKS from the exons ATGGAAGCGGCACCATCCGCCCGCGCCTTCTCCCCGTCCTCGTCTCCCTCCGCGGGGGCTAGACCCAGCCTTCCCCTCGCGGGCCTGGCCTCGCGGCGCGCCCGGGTGCTCgcggcgccgcccccgccccgcgcCGTCGCCTCCTCCCGCGCGCCGCTGGTGGTCTCCAGCCCGCCACCGCCGGAGGACTCCGGCACGCACAACCCCGCGCACGCCAAGGTCGACCGCTCCGGCCGCTTctgcagcccccgcgccgcacgggAACTCGCGCT GATGATTTCCTACGCCGCGTGTCTGGAGGGAACCGATGTTGTCCGGCTCTTCGATCGCAGGATCAGCGCAAGGCGAG AACCCGGGTTTGTTTTCAACAAGGCATGCCTATTGAATTACAACCATATGAGCTTTGGCGGGGGACCGCTCGAGGTTGGAACGGAGCAGGAGGCTGAGAAGCTGGCCAGTCAGAACGATAAGGATTCAGCCAACG AAGCAGATGTACTTTCAGCTCCTCCAAAACTTGTTTACAACAACTATGTATTACG gtTGTCCAGGGAACTTTTAGTGGCTGTTGCCAGTGGATGGGATAAGCATGTGGTTATCATCGACAAAATAATTCCCCAGGCTTGGAAG GATGAACCTGTGGCAAGGATTCTTGAGCTCTGCATTCTACATATTGCTATGGCTGAGATGGCATCAAAAGGAACACCCCACAAAGTTGTCATTAATGAG GCAGTAGATCTGGCAAAGCGATTTTGTGATGGTGGTGCCCCTCGGGTAATCAACGGATGCCTTCGAACATTTGTGAAGGATCATGTTGATGTTGCAGGCACGAGCCAGGAAGCTAAATCAAAATCATGA